TCGGCCAAAGTGAATCATCCTCTCGATGGCTGCTTGACTGCCGCCGCACAGCTGCCGTTTGGACTGTGCAGACTCCACCTCTGCAGTCCATGGCAAAGATGTTGTGTCACATGACGCCGAGCTGACCACACTTCTGGTAAATCGCGGAAAATACACACCCATGTCTGCGTCGCAGTCGTCGGTATCGGCCACATGTTTGAAGCTGCCGTTCAGGAAGCCGTTGGAGGACGACTCCGTAACGCCGTTGGTGAAATGGTCTATCTCCATGTCCACATCGTTGCTGAGTGGAGACGTCAGGAGACATCAGCCAGTCACGCACAGACAAGGTGAAAGGAAAGGCTAAAGGTCACCTGGTGACAGGTGGCTGGCTGTGGCTTCCATTCAGACTGTTGTCAGCTGCTGGGGGGGTGGAGCCTGAGCCCGGGGGGCAGGGCTTGTGACTGTGAGGGGAGGAGCTATGGCTCTTATTCAACGTCACGCCGTTACAGCAGTTACTGTCAAAGCCTACAAGCACAGTGAGGCACAGTTTCAACCACTGCTGCCATGGAGACGTCTGCCACGCACGTACCTGTCAGGTAGGAGGACTgtgagctgccagttttgtgGGTGGGGCTGCTGATGGAGCGGGGCGAACCGGAGTAACTGTCCTGAGATTTGGGGCTGCGTCCTCCCAGACACCGCACCTCACTGTCTGTCCCGTTCACCATCTCAATGAACTGTCGGACCCTGAAGGTGGGATGGTGAAGGGTGCAGGGTTTCATATGGCGTCAAAACGGTGCCAAAATCCTTGCATGCAAAATCCGCATTTTTTGTGCGCATGCTGCATTTATCTGAGCGCGCACAGACTCTGCACTTGCGATGTGTCTTACTTGCGATGTGTCTTTCTCCACGCGTGCAGTGCTCACTCCTTTAAGCACTTGGGGTCATGTATTGAATGAACGGTCCAGTTTctcccctcctttctgattggtgaCTTTAAACTAGGGttgcagctatcaattattttatTTGTCGAGTATTCTATAGATTGGTTTGTTTAATTAATGAAGTAATcgaataaaatatattttgtagcCTCAAAGCATCTTTTAGGTAATATAGTTAAAATAAGCAAGGACTTTTTACGGATAAACTTTGTTCTTATATATGGCCAAATAATATTCATAATACTTTTACCACAATAGCATTACTCTATAATACCAgtacttcaaaaaaaaaaaaatactaagtaaaagaaaaaaaaaattattcagatGAACACGAACCAAGGAATATTTGGACTAATGCCATAAATAATATTTAAGTCGAAAATAACCAAATTAAACAAAAAGACTGATGGTATGTCTGAAGAATGGCAAGTGATGATGTATTCAAcaatttacaataataataatcatagatTAGATTAATATAACACTTTTCAAGACACAGAGCATTTTACAGTGAGAACTGATAACCCATCATGTTTGAAAAGGTATAAACTGGAGGAATCGCTTTGATTTTTGGACAAAACGAGTTAGCATTAAACTGTAGATGGTAACAAGTCTTCACATGTGTTTGAAATAAACATTCGTTATGAAAGTCAAACATATACTGTAAGATGCTGTTAGCTACCCAGATAGACTTTCTACTTATTCCTGCTTGTTTACTGCTCTTAAATATGAAGGATGTGTTCTGGTAATGTTGCTTTGTTGATGATTTCTTGCAGCTCTAATTTCAACGCCTACTGTCTCCAGTTCAGAGATAATCAGAGTTGTTTACCGAAAACAGGTCTTTAGACTCTAAAGTTTAGACAAAATAACCTATTATATTGTTCCTTATGAAGTAAAGTGCTTAAaataaaaactgtaaaataagACACGTTTGATCCCATTGTGAGAGTTTCATACTTACAATTGTGGCACTATGACATCAGAGCATGGATGAAATGAGCTACTGAACCTTTTATAACATAAAAGTAGTTCTTTATCATGCAACATTGTAATTACCTGTGGAGCATAAATCCAGAAAAACAATGATCTTTAATGACATCGAATTATTAAAGATCGTGATTTTTAACATGTTCACATGACATCATACAGTAATTAATGGTAAACTCATCGTTTAGGTTTTAGTGAAAAACATGgacattaaatgaaaaaatacactAATATAGGTTTATTTTGTTTAAAGACACTAATCTTCTTTAGAAGGGACAGAACATGTTCCCTCGGATTGGCTCTGACCAGGAGACAGACGTTTAAAGTGACCAATCAGAAAAGAGGAGCGTTGCAAAAGCCCTGTATTCATTGCCAAACTGCCAAAAGGGTGGCTTGCTGCACACGTTGAGAAAGAGACAGAAAGTCCGCGTGTGAGCAAAAAGATGACCTGAAAAATGAGTGCGCGCGCAGACAAATTTTGCACGAGCacagagaaacacacacacacacacacacacacacacacacacacacacacacacacacacacacacacacacacacacacacacacacacacacacacacacacacacacacacacacacacacacacacacacacacacacacacacacacacacacacacacggagagtTGTATTTCCACTGGAGGATTTTTTCACTGTTTGGACGCAATTAACATCATCATTAGAAGACATACTTGAGCATAAAAAGCAGGTCTGGGCTCCTCTCCAGGAGGTTAGGGTACAGCTGCTGAGTGGTCTCAATGGCCTCGCCCATCCTGCCAGACAGCACCAGCTTCTGGATTTCTGCAAACAACCAATCAGCATGTGTAAaacgaaaaaaattaaatctttaCTTTCACACTTTTCTCATCAATGCAGTGTCTGGCATCAGCATCATATGAACGTGGGGGTGCTCACTCTGTCGGTTCTTGATGGAGGCCAGCTCCTCGTGCACAGCCTGGTCGGTGGTCTTGGCGAAGGCTTCGGCGGTGGCACAGTAGCTGTGGTGAACTAGGTAGGACGCCACCATCCTGTCAGAATGAGAACAGATCCGTGAACGGAAACATGACAGGACATGAGAGCTCTGTACGTCCAGCAGTCTGGCAACTTCCTGTTTTAACTGTTTTAATCCCACGCCGCGAGGAGAGCAGAGGACAGCAAGCTCGACAAATGCAGATTAAATCCAGTCAGCACAAGTAATCATAGCAACACAGTTAATCCTATCAGGACATGGCATGAGCACAGACACTGTCCTACAGAGACCTGCACATGATAACGACAGAACATTCATGTGGTCCTGTCATTGTTGCCATGGCAATAATGGTCATCAGTATCTTGTTATATTTAGCACGTGAGTCGAATAAGTGAAGGTAGGGTGTATATTTCTCGAAAAATATCAACATGGTATGACCACCTGTCACACTCCACTAGAAAAATAACACTGCCTGGCTTTAGCAAAAAGACAGCCGTATCCAAGACAACCGTGTACAACAATGATGGTGGTGACTGGTCTCCAGATGCAAAGAAGCCCTTGGATGTTATTCACCGAGTCCATAAGGTCTCGATCAGACAGGTGTCAGCTTTAATCCTCTTACTTTTGGATCATGGACTGCCACTCGCCCTCACGCTCTCCGATGGGAAAGCGGTCAATCTGTGCCTGGATCTTTGTCCTCCACTCGCGCATGTAATCCTCGATGTCAAAAACAAATGGGTGCTGGCCAAAGTTGGCGTCCACCACCTCTCCTGGAGTCTGTAAGCCCACGGTCGGGTACAAATTTGGCTGCAGGAGAAAGAAAATGTTCTTACATTTCTGGACAGAACTGTTTCGTAAAAGCAGGCTGACATAAAAATGTGACAACAGCAAAGTGCTCCCATTGGGACAGTAATCCGGGGGAGTAGAGTAAGGCTGCAGGATTTTATGCAAAATAATTGCACATTTTTCTCTCCATAATTGCGATTCGATTTGcggtttttattttttagtcaTCTAATGcataaaactgaaaaaaaagtGAAGGCAGACATGtcacttttagactgtcaatcaacatattcttgtccCAAGGTACCACACACTAGAACAATGTACCATCATTTATTTTACTTTACATTAATGTACATCATGCTCTGAATGAACTGAAGAAATAATTGATAAAAACTATAGTTTTTATAAAtgaaatgtaatcataatatatactAGGCAAGTAAACATCTAAAATTATATacacttttgtttttcattactgtagaattgtttaccattgtactgtaatttgaaaggtaaataacttttttgtcctaaaatggatcatttcatcgttggcggtaacttataaaaactgagaagggctgaacaaaaattggaccgaaaagaaaatcatgtactgcagattacacaatatcaaatattattatttatctcattcgcggaagagaccaagaaaatgtcagcaatcctcACACACACTTCagcaataagaatttggcgggggaggggcatggcagaagtgcattatgggtcatggaatgctatctgctatatgctattgccgtagctattaaaatggatcatttcatcgttggcggtaacttataaaaactgagaagtgctgaacaaaaattggaccgaaaaggaaatcatgtactgcagattacaagctggatgtagtgaaataagcagcagaaaatgacaaaaggaagcggcgcatacctttggagttggaagagttgtttagaagcgacatcgaggaagaagatttcatgggatttatcgattaggagtgacagattgtttggtaaacgtatagcatgttctataggtatagttatttgaataactcttaccataatatgttacgttaacataccagcct
The DNA window shown above is from Nerophis ophidion isolate RoL-2023_Sa linkage group LG14, RoL_Noph_v1.0, whole genome shotgun sequence and carries:
- the ranbp9 gene encoding ran-binding protein 9, giving the protein MSGQSSGSGFPMSVVVHGDSTLNEQEKELNQRLRRLYPAVNENETPLPRSWSPKDKFSYIGLSQNNLRVHYKGHGKTPKDAASVRATHPIPAACGVYYFEVKIISKGRDGYMGIGLSAQGVNMNRLPGWDKHSYGYHGDDGHSFCSSGTGQPYGPTFTTGDVIGCCVNLINNTCFYTKNGHSLGIAFTDLPPNLYPTVGLQTPGEVVDANFGQHPFVFDIEDYMREWRTKIQAQIDRFPIGEREGEWQSMIQKMVASYLVHHSYCATAEAFAKTTDQAVHEELASIKNRQKIQKLVLSGRMGEAIETTQQLYPNLLERSPDLLFMLKVRQFIEMVNGTDSEVRCLGGRSPKSQDSYSGSPRSISSPTHKTGSSQSSYLTGFDSNCCNGVTLNKSHSSSPHSHKPCPPGSGSTPPAADNSLNGSHSQPPVTSNDVDMEIDHFTNGVTESSSNGFLNGSFKHVADTDDCDADMEVESAQSKRQLCGGSQAAIERMIHFGRELQSMSEHLRRECGKNSANKKMLKDAFSLLAYSDPWNSPVGYQLDAIQREPVCSTLNSAILETHNLPKQPPLAQAVGQAAQCLAIMARTGSGSCAFAAVDDYLH